A window of the Penaeus vannamei isolate JL-2024 chromosome 19, ASM4276789v1, whole genome shotgun sequence genome harbors these coding sequences:
- the LOC138865016 gene encoding uncharacterized protein, whose product MLKSAPERPVQGGPEKSASATEVNLSLHQPKLLCLNSLQGSCANSSTMRLLQLAALALAAAAVAVPPLGAVEAKKEIRLDARSLTTNTSLGSNASESTSSAGTTASTTSTESSASTASSTSAAASTSAAASASAAASASAAASASTASSASTASSASAASSDSAASSDSAASSDSTASSTSTTENTMSSESTNSTETWTEGPSGKA is encoded by the exons ATGCTGAAGAGCGCCCCCGAGCGGCCAGTCCAGGGCGGGCCAGAGAAGAGCGCCTCCGCCACG GAAGTGAACCTGTCCCTGCACCAACCAAAGCTCCTCTGCCTCAACAGCCTCCAGGGATCCTGCGCGAACTCGTCTACGATGAGGCTCCTGCAGCTCGCCGCCCTTGCTTTGGCCGCCGCAGCCGTCGCG GTTCCGCCGCTCGGCGCCGTCGAGGCCAAAAAAGAAATTAGGTTGGACGCCCGTTCCTTGACGACCAACACATCTCTAGGAAGTAATGCTTCGGAAAGCACATCATCGGCAGGAACAACAGCATCCACAACAAGCACAGAATCTTCTGCTAGCACAGCATCCTCTACTAGCGCAGCAGCATCTACTAGCGCAGCAGCATCTGCTAGCGCAGCAGCATCTGCTAGCGCAGCAGCATCTGCTAGCACAGCATCTTCTGCTAGCACAGCATCTTCTGCTAGCGCAGCATCTTCTGATAGCGCAGCATCTTCTGATAGCGCAGCATCTTCTGATAGCACAGCATCCTCTACAAGCACGACCGAAAACACAATGTCTTCAGAAAGCACAAACTCCACAGAGACCTGGACTGAAG GACCGTCAGGTAAGGCTTGA